One Parageobacillus sp. KH3-4 genomic region harbors:
- a CDS encoding alkaline phosphatase family protein has product MSTYANKKRVIMLLIDSLMYPPLEKAVKEGSAPAFQFFMENGKVFPNIVSPFPTMSVTVDSSLLTGVYANIHKIPGLVWFHDEEKRLINYGSHIRELVKLGLIRSLKDIIYHMNNHHLSKEIKTIHEEMSMKGKATASINALIYRGNTEHDLKLPRLLTFFTSWNKEAKTKGSRLFTYGSFSKISPLKRNGYFWQKFGFNDRFSVQELKYLIETDSLPSFTIVYFPDMDKIVHKHGPMDIKGICKVDKQLQNILSCYDSWEEALKGNYWIIMGDNGQAPIDSDRNKALIDLRKSLRSYQIMALKDGIKDSDEVALGVNERMAFIYTLNPERAPLPDIAKTLQKDDRVDVIAWMEKESVHVISGVRQGKLIFQPNGPLVDEYEQSWDIAGDAGVLDLTVKNNQILYDEYPDALSRLHSSLTSHGGNYLVASARPGFEFIGEGSPTHVGGASHGGLHKQDSLVPMIVTGTDSSPKHLRIIDLKDWILTLID; this is encoded by the coding sequence ATGTCGACATATGCGAACAAGAAACGTGTTATCATGCTTCTTATTGATTCTTTAATGTATCCGCCCTTGGAAAAGGCAGTAAAAGAAGGAAGCGCTCCTGCATTCCAATTTTTCATGGAAAATGGAAAGGTTTTTCCAAACATCGTGAGCCCTTTCCCAACGATGTCTGTAACGGTAGACAGTTCGCTGCTAACAGGTGTGTATGCGAATATTCATAAAATCCCTGGGTTAGTATGGTTTCATGATGAAGAAAAGCGGCTGATCAATTACGGAAGCCACATCAGAGAACTGGTCAAGCTTGGACTCATTCGCTCGCTCAAGGACATTATATACCATATGAACAATCATCATTTAAGCAAAGAAATTAAAACGATTCATGAAGAAATGTCTATGAAAGGAAAAGCAACCGCTTCCATTAATGCTCTTATTTATCGCGGAAATACAGAGCATGATCTAAAATTGCCAAGACTGCTGACGTTTTTCACTTCTTGGAATAAAGAGGCGAAAACAAAAGGAAGCCGACTATTTACATATGGGTCCTTTTCAAAAATCAGTCCTTTAAAACGAAACGGATATTTCTGGCAAAAATTTGGGTTTAATGATCGATTTTCCGTCCAAGAATTAAAATATCTGATTGAAACAGATTCCCTTCCTTCTTTTACCATTGTTTATTTTCCTGATATGGACAAAATCGTCCATAAACATGGCCCGATGGATATAAAGGGAATCTGCAAAGTAGACAAACAGCTGCAAAACATATTGAGCTGCTATGATTCTTGGGAGGAAGCTTTAAAGGGCAATTATTGGATTATCATGGGAGACAACGGCCAGGCTCCGATTGACTCCGATCGGAACAAAGCCTTAATTGATTTAAGAAAATCCCTTCGTTCTTATCAAATCATGGCATTAAAAGATGGGATAAAAGATAGCGATGAGGTTGCGCTTGGGGTGAATGAACGAATGGCCTTTATTTATACATTAAACCCTGAACGTGCGCCACTTCCGGATATCGCGAAAACGTTGCAAAAGGACGACAGAGTGGATGTCATTGCTTGGATGGAAAAAGAATCTGTTCACGTCATATCTGGAGTTCGACAGGGAAAACTGATTTTTCAACCAAATGGACCATTGGTGGACGAGTATGAACAATCGTGGGATATAGCAGGAGATGCAGGCGTTTTGGATCTGACGGTAAAGAACAATCAGATTTTGTATGATGAATATCCGGATGCGCTGTCCCGATTGCACAGCTCGCTCACTTCTCATGGAGGAAATTATCTTGTTGCAAGTGCTAGACCAGGATTTGAATTTATCGGTGAAGGCTCTCCCACTCATGTTGGAGGGGCAAGCCATGGGGGACTTCATAAACAAGATTCGCTAGTGCCGATGATTGTGACTGGCACGGATTCGTCCCCAAAACATTTACGCATTATTGATTTAAAAGATTGGATTTTAACCCTGATTGATTGA
- the pdxA gene encoding 4-hydroxythreonine-4-phosphate dehydrogenase PdxA: MKPVIGITMGDAAGIGPEIIVKALQNTSIYEQCNPLVIGDAKILERATRITNSRLTINSISNVKEATYQYGTIDCIDLNLLPADLPFGQVSAAAGDAAFQFLKRAIELAKNGDIQAICTAPLNKEALHKGGHLYPGHTEILADLTGTQDYAMMLSSPKLKVIHITTHVGLIKAIEMINPDRTYKVIKLAHETLARAGKENPSIAVCGINPHAGENGLFGNGEEEEKLIPAIRQAQSEGINVTGPYPADTLFYRAVRGDFDIVVACYHDQGHAPIKVLGLEAGVNITVGLKGGIIRTSVDHGTAFDIAGKNLADERSMIEAIRVAVELAPKV; this comes from the coding sequence ATGAAACCTGTTATCGGAATAACGATGGGAGACGCTGCCGGCATAGGACCAGAGATTATCGTAAAAGCTCTCCAAAACACCTCCATCTATGAACAATGCAACCCTTTAGTGATAGGAGATGCAAAAATACTAGAAAGGGCAACTCGAATTACGAATTCTAGATTGACCATTAACTCTATTTCAAACGTAAAGGAAGCAACTTACCAATACGGCACGATCGATTGCATCGATTTAAATTTGCTTCCCGCTGATTTGCCTTTTGGCCAAGTATCAGCTGCTGCAGGAGATGCCGCATTCCAATTCTTAAAACGCGCAATCGAATTAGCGAAAAACGGGGATATTCAGGCAATTTGTACGGCTCCTTTAAATAAAGAAGCACTGCACAAAGGAGGCCATCTATATCCAGGACACACAGAAATTTTGGCCGATTTAACAGGCACTCAAGATTACGCGATGATGCTGTCTTCTCCGAAACTGAAGGTCATCCATATTACTACCCATGTCGGGCTAATCAAAGCCATTGAAATGATCAATCCGGATCGCACCTACAAAGTCATTAAGCTAGCCCATGAAACGTTAGCAAGAGCAGGAAAAGAAAATCCAAGCATCGCTGTGTGCGGCATTAATCCTCATGCTGGGGAAAATGGACTGTTCGGCAATGGAGAGGAAGAGGAAAAACTCATCCCCGCCATCCGCCAAGCTCAATCGGAAGGAATTAATGTAACTGGACCGTACCCGGCAGATACATTATTTTACCGTGCAGTACGCGGAGATTTTGATATTGTGGTAGCTTGCTACCATGACCAAGGACACGCCCCTATTAAAGTGTTAGGGCTAGAAGCCGGAGTAAACATCACCGTCGGCCTCAAAGGCGGCATCATCCGCACATCTGTCGATCATGGAACAGCCTTTGATATCGCAGGAAAAAATCTAGCGGACGAACGAAGCATGATCGAAGCCATTCGCGTGGCTGTTGAACTTGCTCCGAAAGTTTGA
- a CDS encoding CpsB/CapC family capsule biosynthesis tyrosine phosphatase produces the protein MIDIHSHILPGVDDGAQTVADAIEMAREAVKEGIATIIATPHYKNGKYDNAKQSIMAAVTRFNEAIKRHGIPLTILPGQEVRIHGDLLESFEKKELLPIAGDSQYLLIEFPFDHVPRYADRLLVDLQLKGLIPVIAHPERNAEIIENPDRLYELVKKGVLTQLTAASVSGHFGKNIKKFSLQLIEANLAHFIASDAHNTTSRPFRLQEAYDVIDHEFGINAVYFFQENAELLLSGQAVYREEPERIKRKKFLGLF, from the coding sequence ATGATCGATATACATAGCCATATTTTGCCGGGTGTCGATGACGGCGCGCAAACGGTTGCTGACGCCATCGAGATGGCGCGTGAAGCGGTAAAGGAAGGGATTGCGACGATCATCGCGACTCCTCATTATAAAAACGGAAAATACGACAATGCGAAGCAGTCGATTATGGCGGCCGTAACGCGATTCAACGAAGCGATCAAACGGCACGGAATCCCGCTCACCATATTGCCGGGTCAGGAAGTCCGCATTCATGGCGATTTGTTGGAAAGTTTTGAAAAAAAGGAATTATTACCAATAGCAGGAGACAGCCAGTATTTGTTAATCGAATTTCCGTTCGACCATGTGCCGCGCTACGCCGATCGACTGTTAGTTGATTTGCAATTGAAAGGTCTTATTCCAGTTATCGCTCATCCAGAACGCAATGCAGAAATTATCGAAAATCCCGATCGGCTTTATGAGCTTGTCAAAAAAGGCGTATTGACGCAATTGACGGCTGCAAGCGTATCAGGGCATTTCGGAAAAAACATCAAAAAATTTTCCTTGCAGCTGATCGAAGCCAATTTGGCGCATTTCATTGCTTCCGATGCGCACAACACGACAAGCCGCCCGTTCCGCTTGCAGGAAGCGTATGATGTCATTGACCACGAATTCGGCATCAATGCCGTCTACTTCTTTCAAGAAAACGCTGAACTTCTTCTCAGCGGGCAGGCAGTTTACCGAGAAGAGCCGGAACGGATAAAAAGGAAAAAATTTTTAGGTTTATTCTAA
- the galU gene encoding UTP--glucose-1-phosphate uridylyltransferase GalU, which produces MKKVRKAIIPAAGLGTRFLPATKAMPKEMLPIVDKPTIQYIVEEAIASGIEDIIIVTGKGKRAIEDHFDNAYELEQILMKQGKLDLLEKVKEPSKVDIHYIRQKEPKGLGHAVWCARNFIGDEPFAVLLGDDIVQAETPCLKQLIEQYEQTFSSVIGVKRVPDEETHRYGIIDPLEQHGRRYQVRQFVEKPAPGTAPSNLAIMGRYVLTPEIFLFLEKQEAGAGGEIQLTDAIQKLNEIQRVFAYEFEGERYDVGEKLGFIKTTIEFALQNKELRDDLIQFMEQTLKRETGFEEV; this is translated from the coding sequence TTGAAAAAAGTACGCAAAGCGATCATCCCGGCCGCGGGGCTCGGAACAAGATTTTTACCAGCGACGAAAGCGATGCCGAAAGAAATGCTCCCGATCGTCGATAAGCCAACGATCCAATACATCGTCGAAGAAGCGATTGCCTCTGGCATCGAAGATATTATCATCGTCACAGGGAAAGGAAAACGTGCGATCGAGGACCATTTCGACAACGCCTATGAACTGGAACAAATACTAATGAAACAAGGAAAACTGGATCTGCTCGAAAAAGTGAAAGAGCCATCGAAAGTCGATATTCACTACATCCGCCAAAAAGAACCGAAAGGGCTTGGTCACGCTGTCTGGTGTGCGCGCAACTTCATCGGAGACGAGCCGTTTGCCGTCCTTTTGGGAGATGACATCGTACAGGCGGAAACGCCGTGCTTAAAACAGCTCATCGAACAATACGAGCAAACATTCAGCTCGGTCATTGGCGTCAAACGGGTTCCCGATGAGGAAACGCACCGCTATGGCATTATCGATCCGCTTGAACAGCACGGACGCCGCTACCAAGTCCGCCAATTCGTTGAAAAGCCAGCGCCAGGCACCGCGCCGTCCAACTTGGCGATTATGGGGCGATACGTACTCACCCCAGAAATCTTCTTATTCCTTGAAAAACAAGAAGCCGGCGCCGGCGGCGAAATTCAGCTTACCGATGCAATTCAAAAACTAAATGAAATCCAACGAGTTTTCGCCTACGAATTCGAAGGAGAGCGCTACGACGTCGGCGAAAAGCTCGGATTTATCAAAACGACAATTGAGTTTGCGTTGCAGAATAAGGAATTAAGAGACGATTTGATTCAATTTATGGAACAAACACTTAAAAGAGAAACAGGCTTTGAAGAAGTTTAA
- a CDS encoding four-carbon acid sugar kinase family protein: MNKLAIIADDLTGASDSGVQFARKGLVTQVLFDLTGLSGEREVEVIVVDTDSRALPALDAYQKVQDAAKTLQEMGFNQLYKKIDSTLRGNIGAEIDAIYDAIKPTFMIIAPGYPKNGRTIYKGYHFLHDTLLHETELSRDPKCPIKESYVPRLIAKQTDRPIGLIDYQTLRLGFDKVKEQLDRYRANGIPYIIFDSLSEEDLQRIVRYVCRINEKVVWVGSAGLANYLPEAEAYRLQKSKKAAMIEPNERPILLVVGSVSQVSRRQLDRALSLKNVKGIQVDSVKLVSDNQSRYEEMEKAFHQAENWAKQGYHIALYSSASPNEIKQVQAIGEANGWSTIEISNFIAQNLGEISATLINKGYFGAMILTGGDTAKYVCNNIGATGFELLDEVEPGVPIAKLIHESKMYTVTKAGAFGSENTFIQAIHQLQGVDVK, encoded by the coding sequence ATGAACAAACTAGCAATTATTGCCGATGACTTGACCGGCGCTTCCGATTCCGGGGTACAATTCGCCAGAAAGGGGCTTGTCACGCAGGTCTTGTTTGATCTGACCGGACTGTCTGGCGAGCGGGAAGTAGAGGTAATTGTGGTCGACACCGATAGCCGAGCGCTTCCCGCGCTTGATGCATACCAAAAGGTACAGGATGCAGCGAAAACATTACAAGAGATGGGATTTAACCAACTATACAAAAAAATCGATTCCACCCTTAGAGGAAATATAGGAGCGGAAATCGATGCCATTTATGATGCAATCAAACCGACATTTATGATTATCGCACCAGGTTATCCTAAAAACGGGAGAACCATTTATAAAGGGTATCATTTTTTACACGATACATTGCTACATGAAACAGAATTATCACGAGATCCGAAATGCCCGATAAAAGAATCTTATGTTCCCAGGTTAATTGCCAAGCAGACAGATCGCCCTATAGGGTTGATTGACTATCAAACACTTCGTCTCGGATTTGACAAAGTCAAAGAACAGCTCGATCGCTATCGGGCAAACGGCATTCCTTACATTATTTTTGACTCCTTGAGCGAGGAAGATTTACAGCGCATTGTCCGATACGTGTGCCGCATCAACGAAAAAGTCGTATGGGTCGGTTCGGCAGGCCTTGCCAATTATCTTCCCGAAGCAGAAGCATATCGCCTGCAAAAATCAAAAAAAGCGGCCATGATTGAGCCAAACGAACGGCCCATCCTGCTAGTCGTAGGAAGTGTGAGCCAAGTATCCCGCAGACAGCTCGATCGTGCCCTTTCTTTAAAAAACGTGAAAGGAATACAGGTGGATTCCGTAAAACTCGTAAGCGATAACCAGTCCCGTTATGAGGAAATGGAAAAGGCCTTTCACCAGGCAGAAAACTGGGCAAAACAAGGATACCATATTGCCCTCTATTCCTCTGCTTCACCCAATGAAATAAAACAAGTACAGGCCATAGGTGAAGCCAACGGATGGAGCACTATAGAAATAAGCAATTTCATCGCCCAAAACCTAGGAGAGATCTCCGCTACATTAATTAATAAAGGGTATTTTGGAGCAATGATATTAACGGGTGGCGATACGGCGAAATATGTATGCAATAACATTGGGGCGACAGGGTTTGAATTGTTAGATGAAGTCGAGCCAGGAGTGCCGATAGCGAAACTAATTCATGAATCAAAGATGTATACAGTGACAAAGGCGGGAGCCTTTGGTTCGGAAAATACATTTATTCAAGCCATCCATCAATTACAAGGAGTAGATGTCAAATGA